Below is a window of Bradyrhizobium sp. SZCCHNS1050 DNA.
TCGTTCCATCGCACGCCTCCATGATGCACGAGCCAGGGCATGAAGGGAGTATTCGACCGATCACCTGAACGTGAGCTGAACTGGCGCGTGCCTGCGGCACAACCATGGCTCTGCCACCTTCGCCGATCTTGGTACGCGCCGCCGGCCGATCACTCCTCGACCGCCTGCGCCAGTACGAAGATTTCGCGCGTCCGCGTCACGTCGGGCCAGTCGCGATTGAAGTCGGCGATCAGGCGCTTCATCTCGTCGCCGCCGACGGCGCGCTCCATCGCATCGATGGCATCGAACTGATACATCGCCTGATGCACCGCCGGGTCAGCGAGGCTCCAGACCCGCCACGCCTTGCGCACGCCAAAACTCCTGATCGCGTCGGGCAGATGAACGTCGCGATACCAGCGATCGAACTCATCGCGCCGGGCGGGATCAGGCAGGGTCGCGCGAACGACGAAAATGGCTGACGGCATCGAGTTTCCTCCGGACCATGTTGGTGTTGCCGCGGAGTCTACCTGCAATCGGCCGCTCAGCGAAACCCTGCGGCCAGGCCGACCACCTGCCCGTCGAGCCCGTTGAAGCCGTGATGGCCGCGCGCCTGACAGGGATCCCCCGCCTCCGCGCCGCCCGACAGCCACTTCACCCGCGCGCGGCCGCCCGACCATCTGATGAATGGATCGACGCCCGCCGGCAGCGTGAACTTGCAGCCGTCACTGGTGTGATGAATGACCAGCGTCCGCGGCAAGGCGGAGGGCGAGCCCAGGATCGACATCACGTTCGAGGAGCTGCCGGACTCCGAGCTGAGGAAGCCCGAAGTCAGCACCAGCGCATCCGGCCGGGCACCGCGGGCAATGCCTTCCGCGGCGCGCAACGTGCCTCGGCTGGTCCCGATCACCGTCACCGGCCGCTTGATCGCGGCCATGTAGTCCACCGCGGCCTTCAAATCGGTGCTGGCGTCCGCGACCATGACGGCGAGCCCGCGGGCGGCATAGGCGTTGCGCGTGCGCACCAGCTGGTTGCCGAGCAGGCCGTGAATGTCGCCGCGATCGCCGACATTGATGGCGCCGTCGCCGCCGGGCAGCAGGATCACGCTGGCGCGCACCAAGGCCGGCCTGATCAGGGCGACGCGGGAGCCGCCGATCGTCACGGTCTCATCGGCGCCGGCGGCTTGAGCGGCGGCGGCCGATATCATCAGCGCCATGCAGATGCGCACGATGAAAAAACGCGACCTCGCCGTCGTCTCGATCATTGGAGCCTCCCCCGCGCCGACTCGCGCGATGACGGGAGACTATCAGAATCAACGAGGCCCGGAGTGCCTAGGAGTCCGGGCCTCGTCACCTCGCGACCTCGCGCGAGCGAGGCCGGTCGGTATTTGATGAAATCTAGCGCCGGTTCACACGGGTCGCATTGAGCTGGCTCAAAACGTCAGTAGCAGCGGGTGATCGTGACGGAGTGATCGCCGCCGCGGCGTCCCGGCACCGTCACGGTCTGCATCGGGCAGCTCGACACATAGGGGCGATCCGACGGCACGACGTTCGGCGGAAAGCGGTGGACCCAGTCCCAC
It encodes the following:
- a CDS encoding alpha/beta hydrolase, translated to MIETTARSRFFIVRICMALMISAAAAQAAGADETVTIGGSRVALIRPALVRASVILLPGGDGAINVGDRGDIHGLLGNQLVRTRNAYAARGLAVMVADASTDLKAAVDYMAAIKRPVTVIGTSRGTLRAAEGIARGARPDALVLTSGFLSSESGSSSNVMSILGSPSALPRTLVIHHTSDGCKFTLPAGVDPFIRWSGGRARVKWLSGGAEAGDPCQARGHHGFNGLDGQVVGLAAGFR